A genomic window from Gossypium hirsutum isolate 1008001.06 chromosome D12, Gossypium_hirsutum_v2.1, whole genome shotgun sequence includes:
- the LOC107935715 gene encoding nijmegen breakage syndrome 1 protein, translating into MVWALLPVDPSSAEQEEEEEEEDKYYIFKNGTYSVGRKGCDIIIHKDKGVSRIHAHIMVDEMTQSCQVRIRDLSKYGTFINKNLSSNKKVHHFPNKQTFLEDGDLLSFGTGNATFRFSYVPLVLYICCAEASQMNHHLQDKVSSIGARLTHVYSEDCTHVIVDQHVPLKRDMLDAIVAKKPLLRTSWLELVAERSIQTKFPDCCSHVPTIMVDGVFVEVSDPKTRENCLGGYTFLLESTQVYKFGDRLQSLLEVSGSRVNYVEEICSSSQAFGCGENTCLTYVIPGRSVDKFDHLDNLGLSYRVDEMALIRALLSGKLDQSILISSSVPVSSSCSTDETVVADSDEEIEMATSVNVNATTCKEGAQNYVSRDGISMEAPSCVSKAEVPTCQDAIRLKDDRVTSKDDNCCLTARRDKADQVTSKDDNCCLTARRDKADESEYGSSNIVYSQVLIVRDVNITSKNRFKEDNGVINYKRFRKASIQSGNSFNNLVPFSKHPYKDYEFGSGDLAESVKEEKKRKKMNAIADDMFNSEKGGRQRGLSGSLRRGLLHTRG; encoded by the exons ATGGTTTGGGCTTTGCTTCCCGTCGATCCTTCCTCAG ctgaacaagaagaagaagaagaagaagaagataagtaCTATATTTTCAAGAATGGAACGTATTCTGTGGGTCGAAAAG GGTGTGATATCATCATTCACAAAGACAAGGGAGTGTCCAGAATCCATGCTCATATAATGGTTGATGAAATGACTCAATCATGTCAAGTTCGAATCAGAGATTTGTCAAAGTACGGGACATTCATTAACAAGAATCTTAGTTCTAACAAGAAAGTTCATCATTTTCCTAATAAACAGACCTTTTTAGAAGATGGGGACCTCCTTTCTTTTGGAACAGGAAATGCAACCTTTCG ATTCTCTTATGTGCCGCTTGTACTCTATATCTGCTGTGCTGAGGCCTCCCAGATGAATCATCATCTTCAGGACAAAGTTTCATCCATTG GTGCTCGTCTTACTCATGTTTACAGTGAGGATTGTACACATGTGATTGTTGATCAACATGTGCCCCTGAAAAGGGATATGCTTGATGCAATTGTGGCTAAGAAACCGCTCTTACGTACTAGTTGGCTTGAG CTTGTAGCTGAGAGAAGTATCCAGACTAAGTTTCCTGATTGCTGTTC CCATGTTCCAACAATTATGGTGGATGGAGTATTTGTTGAAGTTTCAGACCCAAAAACGCGTGAAAACTGTTTGGGAGGATACACCTTTCTCTTAGAATCTACACAAGTG TACAAGTTTGGGGATAGATTGCAGTCTCTGCTGGAAGTGAGTGGCTCAAGGGTTAACTATGTTGAAGAAATTTGTTCAAGTAGTCAg GCCTTTGGGTGTGGAGAAAATACTTGTCTTACATACGTCATCCCTGGAAGATCAGTAGACAAGTTTGATCACTTGGATAATCTCGGTTTATCATATAGAGTGGATGAGATGGCATTAATACGTGCTCTTTTATCTGGAAAATTGGATCAGTCTATATTGATATCATCATCAG TACCTGTTTCTTCTTCTTGCTCCACAGACGAAACTGTAGTAGCAGATTCCGATGAGGAAATTGAAATGGCTACATCAGTTAATGTGAATGCTACTACATGTAAAGAAGGGGCCCAGAATTATGTGAGCAGAGATGGAATTTCCATGGAAGCACCTAGCTGTGTGAGCAAAGCGGAAGTGCCTACATGTCAGGATGCTATTAGATTGAAGGATGACCGAGTGACCTCTAAAGATGATAATTGTTGTTTGACAGCAAGAAGAGACAAGGCTGACCAAGTGACCTCTAAAGATGATAATTGTTGTTTGACAGCAAGAAGAGACAAGGCTGACGAGTCTGAATATGGAAGTTCTAATATTGTTTATAGCCAAGTTTTAATAGTTAGAGATGTAAATATAACTTCCAAAAATAGATTTAAAGAAGACAACGGTGTTATAAATTACAAGCGCTTTCGCAAG GCAAGCATTCAGTCTGGAAATAGCTTCAACAATCTTGTTCCATTTTCGAAGCATCCTTACAA AGATTATGAATTTGGAAGTGGGGACTTGGCCGAATCTGTTAAggaggagaaaaagagaaaaaaaatgaatgccATTGCAGATGACATGTTTAACAGTGAAaag GGGGGGAGACAGCGTGGTTTATCAGGTTCTCTTCGTCGTGGACTTCTTCATACACGGGGTTGA
- the LOC107935727 gene encoding uncharacterized protein encodes MGRWWSKCVVAFMALTLFSISATARPCKTFLISSYSISFHNPNDPSSAVSSRFVTVFTEIGQLNPLSMPADTKPSYVFSSLRDRSRDILSVVVALLFGVGCGSLTAAAIYLVWIIFTARCEYHEDDESDEEFSPKKVGYVNIPANPAVNVKEAL; translated from the coding sequence ATGGGACGGTGGTGGAGTAAGTGTGTGGTGGCGTTCATGGCGTTGACCCTCTTCTCTATCTCCGCCACAGCGAGGCCCTGCAAGACCTTCCTCATTTCCTCGTATTCCATCTCTTTCCATAACCCTAATGACCCTTCCTCCGCTGTCTCCTCCCGATTTGTCACCGTCTTCACTGAGATCGGTCAATTGAACCCCTTATCCATGCCCGCCGATACCAAGCCCTCCTACGTCTTCAGCTCCCTCCGTGATCGTAGTAGGGACATTCTCAGCGTTGTCGTCGCTCTCCTCTTCGGCGTCGGCTGCGGCTCTCTCACTGCCGCCGCCATCTACTTGGTCTGGATTATCTTCACGGCCCGTTGCGAGTACCATGAGGATGATGAGTCTGACGAAGAATTTAGCCCTAAAAAAGTGGGGTATGTTAACATTCCTGCGAATCCTGCTGTTAACGTTAAGGAAGCCCTTTGA